In Phocoena phocoena chromosome 3, mPhoPho1.1, whole genome shotgun sequence, the DNA window gtggcggCTCCCCAGGGTCCCCACTGAAGGGAAGCCCAGCCAGCTGGGGAGCCTGGATGTGCTGGCCATCAGGGTAAGGGGTCCACGGTCAGCCCCCCTGCTGTCCAGAACCCTGCAAACATCCTCTAGTCGCAACTGAGTGGAAGGAAAATCCCCCTCCGTGTGGTCCAGGCGGGGCAGGGGCTCAGGTCATCTGGTGGGCCGGCAGCGTTTCCACAGGCGGTAGGTCAGGAACACCAGGAGAAGCAGCCCCAGAACCAAGCTGCCCGTCCACAGGTATGCAGACGTTAGCGGGGAGCCTGGAGAGAGAGGCATACGGTGTCTTGCACCTCTCTGCAGGTTTGGGGAGCAGCCCAGCAGAGTCGGCTAAGGGCTCCCGGATTGACCGAGTTCCCTGAAATTTTACAAAGGACCTCACGGTTTAAAACGCCTtctgaaatgtataaaaatcacTGGACTATCCAGCTATTTTTAGAGTGAGTCTTTTGAAAGGTACATAGGACCTTGTAGTTAGAAGTGAGCTGTCCAGTGAGGGAGCACTCACCGCAGCTGCATTTGAAATGTGATCAGTCTGAGTGGACAGCGCTGTCTTTGTAAAACACACATTGCATACTGAAGGcttagtttggaaaaaaaaaaatctcattcatGCTTCTTTAtagattacatgttgaaatgataacgtTTGAGATATCTTGGTTTCGATGAAATATATTGTCAaacttatttttacctttttattcttGAATGTGGCTACCAGAAAAACGGAAATTACCAAAGtggctgtattctttttttttcttttttggccatgccacacagatcttagtttccagaccagggatcaaacctgcgcgccccctgcagtggaagcacggagtcttaactgctggaccgccagggaattcccttctatttctgtttctattccaCAGGCTGTCTTAGTCCATAGAGTGCTGTGACACCTACACAGTCCCTGAAACTTAGTTATCGCCATGCAGGCAGTTGTGATCTTATAGGGTCACGGAAGTCCACTGGACAGCTGGGGACACAGGCTGGCAGGGCCCCCCTTGTCTAAGGCCAGACTCAAGGCTCCCCTCCCTCTCAGGCTTCCCCAGTGCCCGCCCCAGCCCCTGAACTCACAGATTTCTGAGGCCACGTACAGGTTGGCCATCTGGCCCCCTGGGTCCAGGCAACACTGGAACCAGCCGTCACCGTGGCATCTGGCCCACAGCATGCTCCCGCCGCTCAGCCAAGCCTGGGCCCCCACCTCCTGCGTCTCGTAGGCCGCCAGCCCGCCAGGGGCCCGGGTCCAGCGCACGGCCACGCCTGGGCCGCAGACCACCTCACACAGCAGCTCCAAGCTCCCTGCTGCTGACAACTGGTGGATCTCAGGGCGGCAGGGCCTGGTGGAGCTGTTCCGGGGCACGGGGCCAGGACTCCTGGGGCTGCGGGTGGAGGCCTGCTCTGGGGTGGCCTCGGGGGAGGTGGTGATGGGGGGCTTCAGGGATGTCGTGACGGGGGGCTCCGAAGACTCTGtggtgctgggctctgggggggTCATGACGGGGGGCTCCAGGGAGGTCAGGCCCTGCAGGACTGGAAAACACGGCAGCCATCTGTTCTTGCTGCTGCCCagccccttctcctccctccctctctccacccgGACCACATGGTTGGACCAGAACCACTCCAAGCCCCGTCCATTCACTTGGGTGAATCGCAGGGTATCCCAGTGGGCAGGAGCCGTCTCGGGGTCTGtcatgccccccccccacccccagcgaGCATCCAAatctctgtgtctcactttccTCAACTGGAAAGCAGGGTGAGAGGCCCCCGCCCCAGGGGCTGGCGTGCAGAGTGACACGGGTGTTGGATCTTATTATTatggggctgaggggtggggagagggaagggggtgcCCCGCCCCCTTGCGGTGCAGATGAGAGACTGAGGTCCCGAGAGGAGATCTGTCCGTTCTGCTGTGTGACGGCTCTCAAATCCGGAGGACTCTGTGCACACCCCCCCAGCACACCCCTGcctcccccccacacccctgcTTCCACTTGAGCCAAACCTTTCCcggcccccaggccccagccatTAACATGAGTATCGGGGTGCCCTCTCAGAGAACGAATCTGTGCTTCCTTAGTGAGAGGCTGCCAGAAGCTTGGTGATGCGGTCAGGGCCTTGTCCCAGGTGAGACTAACTAATAACATCTGACAtgaactgagcacctactgtgtgctaggcccCACGTTAAATGTTGCCATTCGTTAGTTTATTCAGCAAGCATTTCTTGTGCACCTACTATGCGTCAGGCTCCATGATAACAGTTATTGATTAATTCATTCAGGATGTATCTATTGGACACCTACTGTGCGCTGAGCACGGTTTTAGCCACTAGGGGGACAGCCATGAACGAGAGTGACACATTCCTATCTCGATGAAACCAATGGCAGGGGAGACagataatggggaaaaaaataaagagagcacATTGGAGTCAGATGTTGATAAAAGGTGTCAACAAACATTCaacaggagaagagaaagggcctgagtgtgtgtgtatatgtgtgtgtgtgtgtgtgtgtgtgtgtgtgtgtgtgtgtggtgggggtgggagtggggtttGACCCCTTGGACAGAGAGGTCAGGGCAAGTCTCACTGGGAAGGAGACacgagggaggtgagggagatgtgGGGAAGAGCGTTCCCGGTGGAGGGCACagcagtgcaaaggtcctggggcaggactGCACCTAGGGTGTCGGAGGAACAGCAGACTgggtgagggggagagaggaagtgaggcagggggtggggggtgggggatggggcaAGCAGGTCAGGCTCTGTAGGCCTCCGTGGGCACGAGGAGCTTGGGTTTTCACCCAAAGGGAGGTGGGAGccctggagggctgtgggcagaggaagGGCAGTACCTCATGGGACCTGGCTCAGGGTAGGTGCTCAGCgaatctgctgaatgaatgaacgagtgagAAGTAGCCCCTGGCTGCCACGAAGGGACAGACTAAAGATCGAAtgcccggacttccctggtggcgcagaagttaagaatccacctgccaacgcagggaacaggggctcgagccctggccggggaggatcccacatgctgcagagcaactaagcccgtgcgccacaactactgagcccgcgcgcctagagcccgtgctcctcaagaagagaagccaccgcaatgagaagcctgcgcaccacaacgggagtagcccccgctcgctgcaaccaaagaaagcccgcgcacagcaacaaagacccaacacagccaaaaataattaaataattaatttaaaaataaaataaaataaagatcgaATGCAATTTTTCCTCGGCTGTGGTACTGTGACCTGCCCAGGTGGCGACACAGCAGGGGAGGGGCTTAACCAGGATTCCATAAGAGCCGCTGGGCACCACTCATCAAGGCTCACAGGCGCTGGGTGGTGTGACCTCACCCACTTCCTgggggacactgaggcacaggctCACCTGGAATGGGCCGGCGGCGGCTCAGCTCCAAGCCGGGCAGCCTCATGGTCGCCTGGcagtggagggagggtggggtgggtgtcCCCAAGGTGGGCAGTAGCCAGCGCTGTGTCACTTGGAACAGTGGGCCCTCGCCTTCCTGGGGCTCCTCCGTCATATCCCGGAGGGCCTCCACCCCCTCCAGTTCCTGATCTCCCAGGAGCAGGGACATGGAGAGGGTGTCAGGGTCAGCAGGCGTGACGTTGTAGGCTGTGCAGGACACCTCCTGGTCCGGCCCAGCCACCAGGGCCTCTGGGGCCACAGTCAGTTGGTCCGGGAAGGCTGTGGAGGGAGTGGAGGAACGGGGTGGGCAGAACTCCGAGGGTCAGGGCTGGGCTCTGAGGAGGGGGCGTGGGGACTGCTGGTGCCCGGGGACAGGGAAGACCCAGTGCCCCACCCGCAGAAAGGGCAAGGGGGTCAGGTACAGGAGGTTTGGGGGTGGGTTTGGGGGAGAGGGGATGCGGGGAGGAGGGAGCGGACTGCAGATCGGCTCAGGAGGACCTGCGAGGCCGGCTTTGAGCTGGGGCGGGCTGGGCAATCCGGGAAGCCTCCCAGGCAGAGGTGGCACAAGGATAGAGGGAAAGCAGGGCCGCTGGCTGGGCCCCCACGTGTGCCACGAcggcgggaggggcgggggctcACCGAACACCAGGAGCTGCACGATGTGCTGGAAGGCGACGTCCCCGCAGGAGCCCACGCACACGCGGGGCCCCGCAGCCGACAGCGAGGCGTTGAGCACGGAGAGAACGCTGCTACCCGCGCCCGACTGCACGGCGCCCAGGCTGGTGTCCAGGCCCCGCCACTGCACCGAGGCCGCCCTGCCGTCCTCGCAGGCCAGGCGGCAGGTGAACTGTAGCGACTCGCCCACGGCCACCGCCACCTCGGGCTCGGGGGGCTCCACCTCCAGCGGCCCACCTGCGGGCGACGGCGCTCTCAGCTCCGCCCcgcgcccccagccccagccccctcctccgaGCCCCTCCTCTCTACCAACCCCTTCCCGGCTCGGAGACCCCTGCCCCGCTCACCGCGGCCCAGCTGCAGCAGCCCCAGAAAGAGGGGAAGCAGGAGGGCGAGGCCCTGCTCCATGCTCGG includes these proteins:
- the MADCAM1 gene encoding mucosal addressin cell adhesion molecule 1; the encoded protein is MEQGLALLLPLFLGLLQLGRGGPLEVEPPEPEVAVAVGESLQFTCRLACEDGRAASVQWRGLDTSLGAVQSGAGSSVLSVLNASLSAAGPRVCVGSCGDVAFQHIVQLLVFAFPDQLTVAPEALVAGPDQEVSCTAYNVTPADPDTLSMSLLLGDQELEGVEALRDMTEEPQEGEGPLFQVTQRWLLPTLGTPTPPSLHCQATMRLPGLELSRRRPIPVLQGLTSLEPPVMTPPEPSTTESSEPPVTTSLKPPITTSPEATPEQASTRSPRSPGPVPRNSSTRPCRPEIHQLSAAGSLELLCEVVCGPGVAVRWTRAPGGLAAYETQEVGAQAWLSGGSMLWARCHGDGWFQCCLDPGGQMANLYVASEICSPLTSAYLWTGSLVLGLLLLVFLTYRLWKRCRPTR